One Arthrobacter sp. StoSoilB19 DNA window includes the following coding sequences:
- a CDS encoding FAD-dependent oxidoreductase, whose amino-acid sequence MSPNPAGSPGGRRRVAVIGSGVAGLTAAYVLNRQDDVTLFEADSRLGGHAHTHDMPQPDGSVIGVDTGFIVHNERTYPTLLRLFAELGVETQDSEMSMSIRCDGCGLEYAGARDGARGIIAKPSSLLRGRYLLMLLEVTRFYRKARELLRTAPPSAVSGEVPVPELTLGAFLEREKFSPYFISHFMTPVVSAVWSCDPTTALAYPARYLFTFLGHHGMLGIKGSPQWRTVTGGSARYVEKLAATLADVRLNTPVTAIRRLPDGVELVTASGPEEFDAVVVATHPAQALWFLSDATPEEKEALGGMPYSVNHTVFHRDPAVLPAADNARASWNYRLPACDARPDKVLVSYDLTRLQRLHPVDGKPYLVSLGESELIAGTTVLERMVYEHPQYTPESLQAQQAIAALSNNRIAYAGAYLGWGFHEDGALSGVRAAEKLGRTWPEARADEPGNSSGEGERELLSTERA is encoded by the coding sequence TTGTCACCTAACCCAGCAGGAAGTCCAGGCGGGCGGCGGCGCGTCGCCGTGATCGGCAGCGGCGTGGCCGGATTGACGGCCGCCTACGTGCTGAACAGGCAGGACGACGTCACCCTGTTCGAGGCGGACTCACGGCTGGGAGGCCATGCCCACACCCACGACATGCCGCAGCCCGACGGCAGCGTCATCGGGGTGGACACCGGGTTCATCGTGCACAACGAACGGACCTATCCCACACTGCTGCGGTTGTTCGCCGAACTCGGCGTCGAGACCCAGGACTCCGAGATGAGCATGTCGATCCGCTGCGACGGCTGCGGGCTGGAATACGCGGGGGCACGGGACGGCGCCCGCGGCATCATCGCCAAACCCTCCAGCCTGCTCCGCGGCCGTTACCTGCTGATGCTGCTGGAGGTGACCCGTTTCTACCGGAAGGCGAGGGAGTTGCTCAGGACCGCGCCGCCGTCGGCCGTCAGCGGCGAGGTGCCGGTGCCGGAACTGACACTTGGCGCGTTCCTGGAACGGGAGAAGTTCAGCCCTTACTTCATCTCCCACTTCATGACCCCCGTGGTCAGTGCAGTCTGGTCCTGCGACCCCACCACCGCCCTGGCCTACCCCGCGCGGTACCTCTTCACGTTCCTGGGCCACCACGGCATGCTGGGGATCAAGGGTTCGCCGCAGTGGCGTACCGTCACCGGCGGCTCTGCCCGGTACGTGGAAAAGCTCGCCGCCACGCTTGCCGACGTCCGGCTCAACACGCCCGTCACTGCCATCCGGCGCCTGCCCGACGGCGTGGAGCTCGTAACGGCCAGCGGGCCGGAAGAGTTTGACGCCGTTGTGGTCGCCACCCATCCCGCGCAGGCTCTCTGGTTCCTGTCCGACGCCACACCGGAAGAGAAGGAGGCGCTGGGCGGGATGCCGTATTCGGTGAACCACACCGTGTTCCACCGGGACCCGGCAGTCCTGCCTGCCGCGGACAACGCCAGGGCGTCGTGGAACTACCGGCTCCCGGCGTGCGACGCGCGACCCGACAAGGTTCTGGTGAGCTACGACCTGACCCGGCTGCAGCGGCTGCATCCCGTGGACGGAAAGCCGTACCTGGTGAGCCTGGGGGAGTCGGAACTGATTGCCGGCACCACCGTGCTGGAGCGCATGGTGTACGAACATCCGCAATACACGCCGGAATCCCTCCAGGCCCAGCAGGCCATCGCCGCGCTGAGCAACAACCGGATCGCCTACGCCGGGGCCTACCTTGGCTGGGGCTTCCATGAGGACGGTGCCCTCTCCGGGGTGCGGGCGGCCGAGAAACTGGGCCGCACCTGGCCGGAGGCACGCGCGGATGAACCGGGCAACTCCTCCGGCGAGGGGGAGCGGGAACTGCTGTCCACGGAACGGGCATGA
- a CDS encoding DUF1365 domain-containing protein: MTMDASIFRTSISHVRRSPLKNAFTYRSYSWFVDLDHMPRLPFLLRPLAVFRAGDHLGDPGASIRANVERYLRTQGVEPDGGPIHMLTSARVFGYVFNPLTLFWCYRSTGELQCVVAEVHNTYGERHCYLLRTDSSGRASVPKAFYVSPFNDVDGEYRMKLPAPGDRLAVSIILEREGHRPFVATMDGRRRPATVSNILAAAFAVPAAPLLVSALIRIQGIKLWARHLPVVARPPHTSQEAVQ, encoded by the coding sequence ATGACCATGGACGCCTCGATTTTCCGCACGTCCATCTCCCATGTCCGGCGCAGCCCCTTGAAGAATGCGTTCACCTACCGCAGCTACAGCTGGTTCGTGGACCTGGACCACATGCCGCGCCTGCCGTTCCTGCTCCGGCCGCTGGCAGTGTTCCGCGCCGGAGACCACCTGGGCGATCCCGGCGCAAGCATTCGGGCCAACGTGGAGCGCTACCTGCGCACCCAGGGGGTGGAGCCCGACGGCGGACCCATCCACATGCTCACCAGTGCCAGGGTTTTTGGCTACGTCTTCAACCCGCTCACCCTGTTCTGGTGCTACCGCTCCACCGGGGAACTGCAGTGCGTGGTGGCCGAAGTCCACAACACCTACGGGGAGCGGCACTGCTACCTGCTGCGAACCGATTCCTCCGGGCGGGCCTCGGTGCCGAAGGCGTTCTACGTGTCACCCTTCAACGACGTCGACGGCGAGTACCGGATGAAGCTCCCGGCCCCGGGGGACAGGCTTGCCGTATCAATCATCCTGGAGCGGGAGGGGCACCGGCCCTTCGTGGCCACCATGGACGGACGGCGCCGCCCCGCCACCGTTTCGAACATCCTGGCGGCGGCTTTCGCGGTGCCTGCCGCGCCGCTGCTGGTATCCGCCCTGATCCGGATACAGGGCATTAAACTCTGGGCAAGACACCTGCCCGTCGTTGCCAGACCACCCCACACTTCACAGGAGGCAGTTCAATGA
- the nrdH gene encoding glutaredoxin-like protein NrdH: MTVTVYTKPACVQCNATYRALDKKGITYQSVDISQDAEALERLKALGYMQAPVVVTDQDHWSGFRPDKIEELALSAVSSVA, translated from the coding sequence ATGACCGTAACGGTTTACACGAAGCCTGCTTGTGTTCAGTGCAACGCCACCTACCGCGCGCTCGACAAGAAGGGCATCACCTACCAGAGCGTTGACATCTCCCAGGACGCCGAGGCACTCGAGCGACTGAAGGCACTTGGCTACATGCAGGCTCCCGTTGTGGTCACCGACCAGGACCACTGGTCCGGCTTCCGCCCCGACAAGATCGAGGAACTGGCACTTTCCGCCGTTTCCTCCGTGGCTTAG
- a CDS encoding TspO/MBR family protein, whose product MRLKTLAWTTAATVATAAAGGVATDPQGSWYLRLRKPDWQPPAIAFPLVWTALYADLAVTSAVALDRAAELDRAAELDRAAATPAGTSDPGGKGSRRELRAYRSALAANLVLNASWSWFFWRSRRPWLAAAEAALLAASSADLVRRTYRLNRAAGVSLAPYAAWCGFATALSTSIANLNSAKR is encoded by the coding sequence ATGAGACTGAAAACACTTGCATGGACGACGGCGGCGACGGTTGCCACAGCCGCCGCGGGCGGAGTGGCTACGGATCCGCAGGGCAGCTGGTACCTGCGGCTGCGCAAGCCTGACTGGCAGCCGCCGGCCATCGCCTTCCCGCTGGTATGGACGGCCCTGTATGCAGACCTCGCGGTGACGTCCGCCGTCGCACTGGACCGGGCTGCTGAACTGGACCGGGCTGCTGAACTGGACCGGGCTGCTGCCACCCCGGCCGGCACATCCGACCCGGGTGGCAAGGGCTCCCGCCGGGAGCTCCGCGCCTACCGGAGTGCATTGGCTGCCAACCTGGTCCTCAATGCATCGTGGAGCTGGTTCTTCTGGCGCTCACGCAGGCCCTGGCTTGCGGCGGCCGAGGCCGCCCTGCTCGCCGCCAGCAGCGCCGATCTGGTGCGCCGCACCTATCGGCTGAACCGTGCGGCCGGGGTATCGCTGGCTCCCTACGCGGCGTGGTGCGGCTTCGCCACGGCGTTGTCCACCTCCATCGCCAACCTCAACTCCGCCAAGCGGTAG
- the nrdI gene encoding class Ib ribonucleoside-diphosphate reductase assembly flavoprotein NrdI has translation MEVSPPAGSQDQAEPVRTGSQLIYFSSASENTSRFVAKLGREVARIPLYPKDAPLLATRPFVLVVPTYGGTGGEGSVPKQVIRFLNNPQNRKLLRGVIGAGNTNFGDNYCMAGDIIAAKCHVPHLYRFELMGTPEDVTRVNQGLDTFWTRLSQTQK, from the coding sequence GTGGAGGTGTCCCCGCCGGCCGGGTCGCAGGACCAGGCTGAACCGGTCCGCACCGGCAGCCAGCTCATCTACTTTTCATCAGCATCCGAGAACACCAGCCGCTTCGTCGCGAAGCTAGGCCGTGAGGTTGCCCGGATCCCGCTCTATCCAAAGGACGCACCCCTCCTCGCTACCCGGCCATTCGTGCTGGTGGTGCCCACCTACGGTGGCACCGGGGGAGAGGGGTCCGTTCCCAAACAGGTCATCCGGTTCCTCAACAACCCGCAGAACAGGAAACTGCTCCGCGGCGTGATTGGCGCCGGAAACACAAACTTCGGGGACAACTACTGCATGGCCGGGGACATCATCGCCGCCAAATGCCACGTACCCCACCTCTATCGATTCGAACTTATGGGAACGCCGGAAGACGTTACCCGGGTCAACCAAGGATTGGACACGTTTTGGACACGACTGTCGCAGACACAGAAGTAA
- a CDS encoding methylenetetrahydrofolate reductase, protein MSPPSLIDAHPNLSDTAPVALSYELFPPRSPAAAETLWTTIRELEATEPDYVSVTYGASGSNRDTAVELINRLLLETTLRPLAHLTCVGNTPQELAAIVGELLDTGVRGILALRGDLPKDASAPATGSLRYAQDLIELIRRVEQRRSALLCAGKIAVGVAAYPTRHPESPSEEHDVEVLLAKQRSGADFAITQVFFETRQYADLLTRARRAGVTIPIIPGVMPLTSLRRLNRLGQLTGVEPAPELMARLAAADSDLERLHIGVDATVDLANAALDAGAPGIHIYTFNEHQSALEVLDKLALPRRSRPGTRRESIARSQLAS, encoded by the coding sequence ATGTCACCACCAAGCCTGATTGACGCACATCCCAACCTCTCCGACACCGCTCCGGTGGCGCTTTCCTATGAGCTGTTCCCGCCGCGCTCTCCCGCGGCAGCGGAGACGCTCTGGACCACCATCCGCGAGTTGGAAGCCACTGAACCGGACTACGTGTCCGTCACGTACGGCGCCAGCGGATCCAACCGGGACACCGCCGTCGAACTCATCAACCGGCTCCTGCTGGAAACCACGCTGCGGCCGCTGGCCCACCTCACCTGCGTGGGCAACACGCCGCAGGAACTTGCCGCGATCGTCGGCGAACTGCTGGACACCGGGGTTCGGGGCATCCTCGCCCTCCGCGGAGACCTTCCCAAGGACGCCAGCGCCCCGGCCACGGGTTCGCTCCGGTACGCCCAGGACCTGATCGAACTCATCCGCCGCGTGGAGCAGCGCCGGTCGGCCCTGCTGTGCGCAGGAAAGATCGCAGTGGGCGTGGCGGCATACCCAACCCGGCATCCGGAGTCGCCCAGCGAGGAGCACGACGTCGAGGTGCTGCTTGCCAAGCAGCGGTCCGGCGCGGATTTCGCCATCACCCAGGTGTTCTTCGAGACCAGGCAGTACGCCGACCTCCTCACCCGGGCCCGCCGTGCCGGGGTGACCATCCCGATCATCCCGGGCGTCATGCCGCTGACCAGCCTCCGCCGGTTGAACCGGCTGGGCCAGCTGACGGGCGTGGAACCCGCCCCGGAACTGATGGCCCGCCTGGCCGCAGCGGACTCCGACCTCGAACGCCTCCACATTGGTGTCGACGCCACCGTTGACCTGGCCAACGCCGCCCTTGATGCGGGTGCACCCGGCATCCACATCTACACCTTCAACGAGCACCAGAGTGCCTTGGAAGTGCTGGACAAGCTGGCCCTGCCGCGGCGCAGCCGTCCCGGCACCCGCCGCGAATCGATCGCCCGCAGCCAGCTCGCCAGCTGA
- a CDS encoding DUF2004 domain-containing protein has protein sequence MNKVASQHFGEIELNHGMDHLFAAKHELRGHPLELDLNINAHDNFDEAALRKVEYRLRFLPELVDEVREMIAEELEQEGTSPQEYLHFHCNALKDEHLHKVFGVQDRSQLTNEVFLKALKLGHVGIYPGQPERYFVLDFTLGEHFTDEVLVASADQDGVVDDEIVWES, from the coding sequence ATGAACAAGGTAGCGAGCCAGCACTTTGGGGAGATCGAGCTCAACCACGGCATGGATCATCTCTTTGCCGCCAAACATGAGCTGCGTGGCCACCCGCTGGAACTCGACCTGAACATCAACGCCCACGACAACTTCGATGAAGCCGCGCTCCGCAAGGTCGAGTACCGGCTGCGCTTCCTGCCGGAACTGGTGGACGAGGTCCGCGAGATGATCGCTGAGGAACTTGAGCAGGAGGGCACCAGTCCGCAGGAGTATCTGCACTTCCACTGCAACGCCCTCAAGGACGAGCACCTGCACAAGGTTTTCGGTGTCCAGGACCGCAGCCAGCTCACCAACGAGGTCTTCCTCAAGGCCCTCAAACTTGGCCATGTGGGCATTTACCCCGGCCAGCCCGAGCGCTACTTTGTCCTGGATTTCACCCTGGGCGAGCACTTCACGGACGAGGTCCTGGTGGCGTCCGCCGACCAGGACGGCGTGGTGGACGACGAGATCGTCTGGGAGTCCTAG
- a CDS encoding LysR family transcriptional regulator encodes MLNPVHLKTLLEVTRLGSFAAAAATLGYTASAVSQQMSALERETGTILFQRSARAVIPTEAAVVMTRHAAKVLTDIEALMAAASRTQATESQELRLGIFPSLATYVLPRILKNPAWKKLGIDLRVSVAEPGQTIQGLRTGGDLDLAVVFQVGQTGFAWPNTINRQWIGDDDFRVVLPAGWGFRADAKVAADHLSEMPWIMHHPGTSDAMVIERLFAGCNLHPRVVAHSDDFHASLEMAAAGLGAALVPELALRNKPAGVVVLDVPEIRLARNVFALLINDRKTARVQLFVDLLAETLAGMRTAVN; translated from the coding sequence GTGTTAAACCCGGTGCACCTGAAGACCCTCCTTGAAGTCACGCGGCTGGGATCGTTTGCCGCCGCAGCGGCAACGCTCGGCTACACGGCCTCCGCCGTGTCCCAGCAGATGTCGGCTTTGGAGCGGGAAACGGGCACCATCCTGTTCCAGCGTTCGGCGCGCGCCGTGATTCCTACGGAAGCCGCCGTCGTCATGACGCGGCACGCCGCAAAGGTGCTCACGGATATCGAGGCACTGATGGCCGCCGCCTCCAGGACCCAGGCCACGGAAAGCCAGGAACTGCGGCTGGGGATCTTCCCCAGCCTGGCCACGTATGTCCTGCCGCGGATCCTGAAGAACCCGGCGTGGAAGAAACTTGGGATCGACCTGCGGGTGTCCGTGGCTGAACCCGGCCAAACCATCCAGGGGCTGCGTACCGGCGGCGACCTGGACCTGGCCGTGGTGTTCCAGGTGGGCCAGACCGGCTTCGCCTGGCCCAACACCATCAACAGGCAATGGATTGGCGACGACGATTTCCGGGTGGTGCTGCCTGCCGGCTGGGGTTTCCGGGCCGACGCGAAGGTCGCGGCCGACCACCTCTCGGAGATGCCGTGGATCATGCACCATCCCGGCACCAGTGACGCCATGGTGATCGAGCGTCTGTTTGCCGGCTGCAACCTGCACCCCAGGGTGGTGGCGCACAGTGACGATTTCCATGCCAGCCTGGAGATGGCCGCCGCAGGACTGGGAGCCGCTTTGGTTCCGGAACTCGCGCTCCGGAACAAGCCGGCAGGCGTTGTGGTGCTGGACGTCCCGGAGATCCGGCTGGCCCGGAACGTGTTTGCGCTGCTGATCAATGACCGGAAGACGGCACGGGTGCAGCTTTTCGTTGACCTCCTGGCCGAAACCCTTGCCGGGATGCGCACGGCAGTGAATTAG
- a CDS encoding class I SAM-dependent methyltransferase — protein sequence MTMTDDNGTTAGRVEGKAGGPSAGHVPAAWGATGVPASPAIINPDLWPGVAQPPSGMKAGLAGRTAGLLFRGAVKRLPLRVEYPDGAVLGTGGPEAPVMTMLRPDAFEARIGHNGLIGLGESFMAGDWEASDLAALLEVFAASVDTLIPMPLQKLRSLYLPRTPRQERNAEQNTRSNISRHYDLSNDLFFNFLDSTMSYSSALFPEKAGPLSTVAWEFLAEAQRAKIDRLLDKAGVGEGTRLLEIGTGWGELALRAAARGATVYSVTLSSEQQALAQERIEDAGFADRVTVALQDYRAVEGEYDAVVSVEMIEAVGYEYWPIYFQTIDRVLAPGGKVAIQAITMPHGRMLATRNAYTWVHKYIFPGGFLPSVRAIESVTQQHTTLRVRERMGMGDHYAATLRLWEERFLSRSREVGELGFDAVFQRMWLFYLCYSRAGFQSGYLDVQQIVLDRREAQL from the coding sequence ATGACCATGACGGACGATAACGGCACCACCGCAGGCCGTGTCGAAGGCAAGGCCGGCGGACCATCCGCCGGACACGTGCCCGCAGCCTGGGGCGCAACCGGGGTGCCGGCGTCGCCCGCCATCATCAATCCCGACCTGTGGCCAGGTGTTGCCCAACCGCCGTCGGGCATGAAAGCCGGACTGGCCGGCAGGACAGCGGGCCTGCTGTTCAGGGGTGCGGTCAAGCGGCTGCCGCTCCGCGTCGAATATCCGGACGGGGCCGTGCTCGGAACCGGCGGTCCGGAGGCCCCCGTGATGACCATGCTGCGGCCCGACGCCTTCGAGGCACGGATCGGACACAACGGCCTGATCGGTCTGGGCGAATCCTTCATGGCCGGCGACTGGGAAGCCTCGGACCTCGCCGCGCTGCTCGAAGTCTTCGCGGCCTCCGTGGACACGCTGATCCCCATGCCGCTGCAGAAGCTGCGCTCGCTGTACCTGCCCCGGACACCCCGCCAGGAACGCAACGCCGAACAAAACACCCGCAGCAACATCTCCCGGCACTACGACCTGTCCAACGACCTGTTCTTCAACTTCCTGGATTCCACCATGAGCTACTCCTCGGCATTGTTCCCGGAGAAGGCGGGTCCGCTGTCCACCGTTGCATGGGAGTTCCTGGCCGAGGCCCAGCGGGCCAAGATCGACCGGCTGCTGGACAAGGCCGGCGTGGGCGAGGGGACGCGGCTGCTGGAAATCGGCACCGGCTGGGGCGAGCTTGCCCTGCGTGCCGCCGCCCGCGGCGCCACGGTCTACAGCGTCACGCTGTCCAGCGAGCAGCAGGCGCTGGCGCAGGAACGCATTGAGGATGCCGGATTCGCGGACCGCGTGACCGTTGCCCTGCAGGACTACCGGGCGGTGGAAGGCGAGTACGACGCCGTGGTCTCGGTGGAAATGATCGAGGCCGTGGGGTACGAGTACTGGCCCATTTATTTCCAGACCATCGACCGCGTGCTGGCACCCGGCGGAAAGGTGGCCATCCAGGCCATCACCATGCCGCACGGTCGCATGCTGGCCACCCGCAACGCCTACACCTGGGTGCACAAGTACATCTTCCCCGGCGGGTTCCTGCCGTCCGTCCGTGCCATCGAGAGCGTGACCCAGCAGCACACCACCCTTCGGGTAAGGGAGCGCATGGGGATGGGTGACCACTATGCCGCCACCTTGCGGCTGTGGGAGGAACGGTTCCTTTCCCGGTCCCGGGAAGTGGGGGAGCTCGGCTTCGATGCAGTGTTCCAGCGGATGTGGCTGTTCTACCTCTGCTACTCGCGCGCCGGTTTCCAGTCCGGTTACCTGGATGTCCAGCAGATCGTGCTGGACCGCCGGGAGGCGCAGCTATAG
- the metE gene encoding 5-methyltetrahydropteroyltriglutamate--homocysteine S-methyltransferase, with protein sequence MTEQNTARTPFPAASLLGYPRIGRRRELKKAVEAYWAGRIDAGALDAAAKDIQLSIAKRLQELGLTEAAAVPGTFSYYDQVLDTTAHLGAVPARFGKLLNAGGQLDIDGYFTLARGNKEQQPLEMTKWFDTNYHYLVPEIGPETKFTLASTAKVDEFAFALANGIETRPYIVGPVTYLLLSKASDDAPAGFAPLSRLEDILPVYVQLLEKLAEAGAGWIQLDEPALVVDQDTPAVEIEAAVARAYEVLTAAANRPQILVSTPYGSLDGQLGTLAATNIDALHIDVFKGAVPSAAALAALGNKTLVAGVVDGHNIWRNDLAASAAKLDELTAAAGRVTVSTSTSTQHVPHDVEEETQLSQQLRSWLAFSDQKAVEVKTLASYLADPASAKAAIDQATAVIASRASAEGVRRADVRARTEALTAADFTRSDYAVRDAAQEEALHLPPLPTTTIGSFPQTSDIRSARARNNKGELTDDQYAQLMKDEIKRVVELQEELGYDVLVHGEPERNDMVQYFAENLEGFDVTVHGWVQSYGSRCTRPSILWGDVTRSAPITVEWAKYAQSLTSKPMKGMLTGPVTILAWSFVRDDQPLGETANQVGLALRDEIADLEAAGIKVIQVDEPALRELLPLRKADQADYLKWSVDSFRLATAGVADSTQIHTHLCYSEFGVIIDAIDGLDADVTSIEAARSRMEVVHDLESHGFGRGVGPGVYDIHSPRVPGEQEVTELLATAVKHVPSRQLWVNPDCGLKTRGYAETEESLRNLVKATQTVRAGLLEAAK encoded by the coding sequence ATGACTGAACAGAACACCGCCCGCACGCCGTTTCCGGCAGCTTCACTCCTCGGCTACCCGCGGATCGGCCGCCGCCGCGAACTGAAGAAGGCCGTTGAGGCCTACTGGGCCGGCAGGATCGACGCCGGCGCCCTGGACGCCGCCGCCAAGGACATCCAGCTCAGCATCGCCAAACGCCTGCAGGAACTGGGCCTCACCGAAGCCGCCGCGGTCCCGGGCACGTTCTCCTACTACGACCAGGTCCTGGACACCACCGCGCACCTTGGCGCGGTACCGGCCCGGTTCGGCAAGCTCCTCAACGCCGGGGGCCAGCTGGACATCGACGGCTACTTCACGCTGGCCCGCGGCAACAAGGAACAGCAGCCGCTGGAGATGACCAAGTGGTTCGACACCAACTACCACTACCTGGTTCCGGAGATCGGCCCGGAGACCAAGTTCACCCTTGCGTCCACCGCCAAGGTTGACGAGTTCGCCTTCGCGCTGGCCAACGGCATCGAGACCCGCCCCTACATCGTGGGCCCGGTCACCTACCTGCTGCTGTCCAAAGCTTCCGACGACGCCCCCGCCGGCTTCGCGCCGCTGTCCCGCCTCGAAGACATCCTGCCCGTCTACGTGCAGCTGCTCGAAAAGCTCGCCGAAGCAGGCGCCGGCTGGATCCAGCTCGACGAGCCCGCACTCGTGGTTGACCAGGACACCCCGGCCGTCGAAATCGAAGCAGCCGTGGCCCGCGCCTACGAGGTCCTCACCGCTGCGGCCAACCGCCCGCAGATCCTCGTCTCCACCCCATACGGTTCCCTCGACGGACAGCTTGGGACCCTCGCCGCCACCAACATCGACGCCCTGCATATCGATGTCTTCAAGGGCGCCGTCCCCTCCGCAGCGGCACTCGCCGCGCTGGGCAACAAAACCCTGGTTGCCGGCGTCGTGGACGGCCACAACATTTGGCGCAACGACCTCGCCGCTTCGGCTGCCAAGCTGGATGAACTGACGGCAGCTGCCGGCAGGGTCACCGTTTCCACGTCCACCTCCACCCAGCACGTTCCCCATGACGTCGAGGAGGAGACACAGCTCTCCCAGCAGCTCCGCAGCTGGCTGGCGTTCTCGGACCAGAAGGCCGTGGAGGTCAAAACCCTCGCGTCCTACCTGGCCGACCCCGCTTCCGCCAAGGCCGCCATTGACCAGGCAACCGCCGTGATCGCTTCCCGCGCCTCCGCAGAGGGCGTCCGCCGCGCTGACGTCCGGGCCCGCACCGAGGCACTGACCGCAGCCGACTTCACCCGCTCCGACTATGCGGTCCGTGATGCGGCGCAGGAGGAAGCACTGCACCTGCCGCCCCTGCCCACCACCACCATCGGCTCCTTCCCCCAGACCTCGGACATCAGGTCGGCGCGCGCCCGGAACAACAAGGGTGAGCTCACAGACGACCAGTACGCGCAGCTGATGAAGGACGAAATAAAGCGTGTGGTGGAGCTGCAGGAAGAGCTCGGCTACGACGTCCTGGTGCACGGCGAACCGGAGCGCAACGACATGGTCCAGTACTTCGCCGAGAACCTCGAAGGCTTCGACGTCACCGTCCACGGCTGGGTGCAGTCCTACGGTTCACGCTGTACGCGTCCGTCCATCCTCTGGGGCGACGTCACCCGCAGCGCCCCCATCACCGTTGAGTGGGCCAAGTACGCCCAGTCCCTGACCAGCAAGCCGATGAAGGGCATGCTCACCGGCCCCGTCACCATCCTGGCCTGGTCCTTCGTCCGCGACGACCAGCCCCTCGGCGAGACCGCCAACCAGGTTGGCCTGGCCCTGCGCGACGAAATCGCCGACCTGGAAGCTGCCGGCATCAAGGTCATCCAGGTGGACGAGCCCGCCCTGCGCGAACTGCTCCCGCTGCGCAAGGCGGACCAGGCGGATTACTTGAAGTGGTCCGTTGACTCCTTCCGCCTGGCCACCGCCGGCGTCGCCGACTCCACGCAGATCCACACCCACCTCTGCTACTCCGAGTTCGGCGTGATCATCGACGCGATCGACGGGCTGGACGCGGACGTCACCTCCATCGAGGCTGCGCGCTCCAGGATGGAGGTTGTCCACGACCTCGAGTCGCACGGCTTCGGCCGCGGTGTGGGCCCGGGCGTCTACGACATCCACTCGCCGCGTGTTCCGGGCGAGCAGGAAGTCACCGAGCTGCTGGCCACCGCCGTCAAGCACGTTCCGTCCCGCCAGCTGTGGGTCAACCCGGACTGCGGCCTGAAGACCCGGGGCTACGCCGAGACCGAAGAGTCCCTGCGCAACCTGGTCAAGGCCACGCAGACGGTCCGGGCCGGCCTGCTGGAGGCGGCCAAGTAA